The following are from one region of the Streptomyces changanensis genome:
- the ileS gene encoding isoleucine--tRNA ligase, with translation MSQYHQVPAQVDLPALEHAVLDFWRESKVFAKSLEQSEGRPEWVFYEGPPTANGMPGAHHIEARVFKDVFPRFRTMRGYHVARKAGWDCHGLPVELAVEKELGFSGKKDIEAYGIAEFNAKCRESVTRHTDAFAELTTRMGYWVDLDDAYRTMDPEYVDSVWWSLKEIFGKGLLVQDHRVAPWCPRCGTGLSDHELAQGYETVVDPSVYVRFPLTSGPLAGEAALVVWTTTPWTLVSNTAVAAHPDVTYVVATDGREKLVVAQPLLEKALGEGWEATGQTFTGAEMERWAYRRPFDLVDFPAEAHFVVNADYVTTEDGTGLVHQAPAFGEDDLKVCRAYDLPVVNPVRPDGTFAEDLRLVGGVFFKKADEALTADLDARGLLFRHIAYEHSYPHCWRCHTALLYYAQPSWYIRTTAVKDRLLEENEATNWFPDSVKHGRFGDWLNNNIDWALSRNRYWGTPLPIWRCEEGHLTCVGSRAELTELTGSDQSALDPHRPYIDDLTFPCTHDGCALTATRVPEVIDAWYDSGSMPFAQYGYPYRNKELFEQRYPAQFISEAIDQTRGWFYTLMAVGTLVFDKSSYENVVCLGHILAEDGRKMSKHLGNILQPIPLMDQHGADAVRWFMAAGGSPWAARRVGHGTIQEVVRKTLLTYWNTVAFQALYARTAGWAPTDADPAPADRTVLDRWLLSELHALTDQVTQALEAYDTQRAGKLLSAFVDDLSNWYVRRSRRRFWQGDKGALRTLHEVVETVTRLMAPLTPFITERVWQDLVVPVTPDAPESVHLSTWPEADPSAIDPALSRQMTLVRRLVELGRAARAESGVKTRQPLSRALVAAAGFESLSPELRAQITEELNVSSLASLSEVGGSLVDTTAKANFRALGKRFGKGVQDVAKAVAATDAAALSLALRGGEATVEVNGETITLTPDEVIITETPREGWSVASEAGATVALDLEITPELRLAGLARDAIRLIQEARKNSGLDVADRIALRWTATDAEVVTALTDHAGLIADEVLATDFAQGDADGSYGEPFTDEPLSLTFRLRKA, from the coding sequence ATGTCGCAGTACCACCAGGTACCCGCCCAGGTCGACCTGCCCGCCCTCGAGCACGCCGTGCTCGATTTCTGGCGCGAGAGCAAGGTCTTCGCCAAGAGCCTGGAGCAGTCCGAAGGACGCCCCGAGTGGGTGTTCTACGAGGGCCCGCCCACTGCCAACGGCATGCCGGGCGCCCACCACATCGAGGCGCGCGTCTTCAAGGACGTGTTCCCCCGCTTCCGCACCATGCGCGGCTACCACGTGGCCCGCAAGGCCGGCTGGGACTGCCACGGCCTGCCCGTGGAGCTCGCCGTCGAGAAGGAGCTGGGCTTCTCCGGCAAGAAGGACATCGAGGCGTACGGCATCGCCGAGTTCAACGCCAAGTGCCGCGAGTCCGTGACCCGCCACACCGACGCGTTCGCCGAGCTGACGACCCGCATGGGCTACTGGGTCGATCTGGACGACGCGTACCGCACGATGGACCCCGAGTACGTCGACTCGGTGTGGTGGTCGCTGAAGGAGATCTTCGGCAAGGGCCTGCTGGTCCAGGACCACCGCGTCGCCCCCTGGTGCCCGCGCTGCGGCACCGGCCTGTCGGACCACGAGCTGGCGCAGGGGTACGAGACGGTCGTCGACCCGTCCGTGTACGTCCGCTTCCCGCTCACCTCCGGCCCCCTGGCCGGCGAGGCGGCGCTGGTGGTCTGGACGACGACCCCCTGGACGCTGGTGTCCAACACCGCCGTCGCCGCCCACCCCGACGTCACGTACGTCGTCGCCACCGACGGCCGGGAGAAGCTCGTCGTCGCCCAGCCGCTGCTGGAGAAGGCCCTCGGCGAGGGCTGGGAGGCCACCGGGCAGACGTTCACCGGCGCCGAGATGGAGCGCTGGGCCTACCGGCGTCCCTTCGACCTGGTCGACTTCCCGGCCGAGGCGCACTTCGTCGTCAACGCCGACTACGTCACCACGGAGGACGGCACGGGCCTGGTCCACCAGGCGCCGGCGTTCGGTGAGGACGACCTCAAGGTCTGCCGCGCGTACGACCTGCCCGTCGTGAACCCGGTCCGCCCCGACGGCACGTTCGCCGAGGACCTGCGGCTCGTCGGCGGCGTCTTCTTCAAGAAGGCCGACGAGGCGCTCACCGCCGACCTCGACGCCCGGGGCCTGCTGTTCCGGCACATCGCCTACGAGCACAGCTACCCGCACTGCTGGCGCTGCCACACGGCGCTGCTGTACTACGCGCAGCCGTCCTGGTACATCCGCACCACCGCCGTGAAGGACCGGCTGCTGGAGGAGAACGAGGCGACCAACTGGTTCCCCGACTCCGTCAAGCACGGCCGTTTCGGCGACTGGCTGAACAACAACATCGACTGGGCGCTCTCCCGCAACCGCTACTGGGGCACCCCGCTGCCCATCTGGCGCTGCGAGGAGGGCCACCTCACCTGCGTCGGCTCCCGGGCCGAGCTGACCGAACTGACCGGCAGCGACCAGTCCGCGCTCGACCCGCACCGCCCGTACATCGACGACCTCACCTTCCCGTGCACCCACGACGGCTGCGCGCTCACCGCGACGCGCGTCCCCGAGGTCATCGACGCCTGGTACGACTCGGGCTCGATGCCGTTCGCGCAGTACGGCTACCCGTACCGGAACAAGGAGCTCTTCGAGCAGCGCTACCCGGCGCAGTTCATCTCGGAGGCCATCGACCAGACGCGCGGCTGGTTCTACACGCTGATGGCCGTCGGCACGCTCGTGTTCGACAAGTCGTCGTACGAGAACGTCGTCTGCCTGGGCCACATCCTCGCCGAGGACGGCCGGAAGATGTCGAAGCACCTCGGCAACATCCTCCAGCCGATCCCGCTGATGGACCAGCACGGCGCCGACGCGGTGCGCTGGTTCATGGCCGCCGGCGGTTCCCCCTGGGCGGCCCGCCGCGTCGGCCACGGCACGATCCAGGAGGTCGTCCGCAAGACGCTCCTCACGTACTGGAACACCGTCGCCTTCCAGGCGCTGTACGCGCGCACGGCCGGCTGGGCGCCCACCGACGCCGACCCGGCACCCGCCGACCGCACCGTCCTGGACCGTTGGCTGCTCAGCGAGCTGCACGCCCTCACCGACCAGGTCACGCAGGCGCTGGAGGCGTACGACACGCAGCGCGCCGGCAAGCTCCTCTCCGCCTTCGTCGACGACCTGTCGAACTGGTACGTACGCCGGTCGCGCCGCCGCTTCTGGCAGGGCGACAAGGGCGCCCTGCGCACCCTGCACGAGGTCGTGGAGACCGTCACGCGCCTCATGGCGCCGCTGACGCCGTTCATCACCGAGCGGGTCTGGCAGGACCTGGTGGTGCCGGTCACGCCCGACGCGCCCGAGTCGGTGCACCTGTCGACCTGGCCCGAGGCCGACCCGTCGGCGATCGACCCGGCACTGTCCCGGCAGATGACGCTGGTGCGGCGCCTCGTCGAGCTGGGCCGCGCCGCGCGCGCCGAGTCCGGCGTCAAGACCCGCCAGCCCCTCTCCCGCGCGCTGGTCGCCGCGGCGGGCTTCGAGTCGCTCTCCCCCGAGCTGCGCGCGCAGATCACCGAGGAGCTCAACGTCTCGTCGCTGGCCTCCCTCTCCGAGGTCGGCGGGTCGCTCGTCGACACGACGGCGAAGGCGAACTTCCGCGCCCTCGGCAAGCGGTTCGGCAAGGGCGTGCAGGACGTCGCCAAGGCCGTCGCCGCGACCGACGCCGCCGCCCTGTCGCTCGCCCTGCGCGGCGGCGAGGCCACGGTGGAGGTGAACGGCGAGACGATCACGCTCACGCCGGACGAGGTGATCATCACCGAGACGCCGCGCGAGGGCTGGTCCGTCGCCTCCGAGGCGGGCGCCACCGTCGCGCTCGATCTGGAGATCACGCCGGAACTGCGGCTGGCCGGTCTGGCCCGCGACGCGATCCGCCTGATCCAGGAGGCCCGGAAGAACAGCGGCCTAGACGTCGCCGACCGGATCGCCCTGCGTTGGACCGCGACCGACGCCGAGGTCGTCACGGCCCTGACCGACCACGCCGGCCTCATCGCCGACGAGGTCCTGGCGACGGACTTCGCCCAGGGCGACGCGGACGGCAGCTACGGCGAGCCGTTCACGGACGAGCCCCTGTCCCTGACGTTCCGTCTCCGCAAGGCGTGA
- the lspA gene encoding signal peptidase II has product MAEAEQVIGTPDVDDDAGTPAERPRGRRRVVALVAVALVAYLLDLGSKMLVVARLEHHDPIVVIDGLLEFRAIRNPGAAFGIGEAFTVLFTVIATAVIVVIVRLARKLYSLPWAVALGLLLGGALGNLTDRIFRSPGVFEGAVVDFIAPAHFAVFNLADSAIVCGGFLIVILSFRGLDPDGTVHKD; this is encoded by the coding sequence GTGGCAGAGGCGGAGCAGGTCATCGGTACGCCGGACGTTGACGACGACGCCGGGACGCCCGCCGAGCGGCCGCGGGGCCGGCGCAGGGTCGTGGCGCTCGTCGCCGTGGCCCTCGTCGCGTACCTGCTGGACCTGGGCAGCAAGATGCTCGTCGTGGCGCGGCTGGAGCACCACGACCCGATCGTGGTGATCGACGGCCTGCTGGAGTTCAGGGCGATCAGGAACCCGGGTGCCGCCTTCGGCATCGGTGAGGCGTTCACGGTCCTCTTCACGGTGATCGCGACGGCCGTGATCGTGGTGATCGTGCGGCTGGCGCGCAAGCTGTACAGCCTCCCCTGGGCGGTCGCGCTGGGTCTGCTGCTCGGCGGCGCGCTCGGCAACCTCACCGACCGGATCTTCCGCTCGCCGGGCGTCTTCGAGGGCGCGGTGGTCGACTTCATCGCGCCCGCGCACTTCGCCGTCTTCAACCTCGCGGACTCCGCGATCGTCTGCGGCGGCTTCCTGATCGTGATCCTTTCCTTCCGGGGGCTGGACCCGGACGGGACCGTCCACAAGGACTGA
- a CDS encoding YggT family protein encodes MGVALQVVYIALMCFLILLIFRLVMQYVFQFARSWEPGKAMVVVLEATYTVTDPPLKLLQRFIPPLRLGGVALDLSFFVLMIIVYILLNIVGGFAMRV; translated from the coding sequence ATGGGCGTCGCACTACAGGTGGTCTACATCGCGCTGATGTGCTTCCTGATCCTGCTGATCTTCCGGCTGGTCATGCAGTACGTCTTCCAGTTCGCCCGTTCATGGGAACCCGGCAAGGCGATGGTGGTCGTTCTGGAGGCCACCTACACTGTCACCGATCCACCACTGAAGCTTCTGCAGCGGTTCATCCCACCGCTGCGTCTCGGGGGCGTGGCACTCGACCTGTCCTTCTTCGTTCTGATGATCATCGTGTACATCCTGCTCAACATCGTGGGTGGCTTCGCGATGAGGGTGTGA
- a CDS encoding DivIVA domain-containing protein — translation MALTPEDVRNKQFTTVRLREGYDEDEVDAFLDEVEAELTRLLRENEDLRAKLAAATRAAAQNQQQAMRKPPEQQERPVGPGGPGGPVPAAISGPPVQQQPPQMGPPQLPGGAPQLPAGPSHGGPQGPHGPGPMQGGPMGGPMGGPMGGHGQGMPQQGPGGDSAARVLSLAQQTADQAIAEARSEANKIVGEARSRAEGLERDARAKADALERDAQEKHRVAMGSLESARATLERKVEDLRGFEREYRTRLKSYLESQLRQLESQGDESLAPPRSPSAAPSLPPSPSMASAGAAAPSYGGNQNMGGSPGMGGGPSYGGQQQMSPAMTQPMAPVRPQAPQPMQQAPSPMRGFLIDEDDN, via the coding sequence ATGGCGCTGACCCCCGAGGACGTGCGGAACAAGCAGTTCACGACCGTCCGTCTCCGAGAAGGCTACGACGAGGACGAGGTCGATGCCTTCCTTGACGAGGTCGAGGCCGAGCTGACCCGCCTGCTCCGGGAGAACGAGGATCTGCGCGCGAAGCTGGCCGCCGCGACGCGTGCCGCCGCGCAGAACCAGCAGCAGGCCATGCGCAAGCCGCCGGAGCAGCAGGAGCGCCCGGTCGGCCCCGGCGGTCCGGGTGGTCCCGTGCCCGCCGCCATATCCGGTCCGCCGGTCCAGCAGCAGCCGCCGCAGATGGGTCCGCCCCAGCTGCCGGGCGGTGCGCCGCAGCTGCCGGCCGGTCCCAGCCACGGCGGGCCGCAGGGCCCGCACGGCCCCGGCCCCATGCAGGGCGGCCCCATGGGCGGTCCGATGGGCGGCCCCATGGGTGGCCACGGCCAGGGCATGCCCCAGCAGGGGCCCGGCGGTGACAGCGCCGCACGTGTGCTGTCGCTGGCCCAGCAGACGGCCGACCAGGCGATCGCGGAGGCCCGTTCCGAGGCCAACAAGATCGTCGGCGAGGCCCGGTCGCGCGCCGAGGGCCTGGAGCGGGACGCCCGCGCCAAGGCCGACGCGCTGGAGCGGGACGCGCAGGAGAAGCACCGCGTCGCGATGGGCTCCCTGGAGTCCGCCCGCGCCACGCTGGAGCGCAAGGTCGAGGACCTGCGCGGCTTCGAGCGCGAGTACCGCACGCGTCTGAAGTCGTACCTGGAGAGCCAGCTGCGCCAGCTGGAGAGCCAGGGCGACGAGTCGCTCGCCCCGCCGCGCTCCCCGTCCGCGGCTCCGTCGCTGCCGCCGTCCCCGTCGATGGCGTCGGCCGGTGCGGCTGCCCCGTCGTACGGCGGCAACCAGAACATGGGCGGTTCGCCGGGCATGGGCGGCGGCCCGTCGTACGGTGGCCAGCAGCAGATGTCCCCGGCGATGACCCAGCCGATGGCGCCGGTGCGGCCGCAGGCGCCGCAGCCGATGCAGCAGGCGCCCTCGCCGATGCGTGGCTTCCTCATCGACGAGGACGACAACTGA
- a CDS encoding RluA family pseudouridine synthase encodes MSTLPEIRTLPVPDGLEGERVDAAIARMFGFSRTKAAELASAGKVLVDGAVVGKSERVTGGAWLEVEMPGAPAPVRVVAEPVEGMEIVHDDDDIVVIMKPVGVAAHPSPGWTGTTVIGGLAAAGYRISTSGAAERQGIVHRLDVGTSGLMVVAKSERAYTLLKAQFRERVVDKRYHALVQGHPDPLSGTIDAPIGRHPQHDYKWAVTAEGKPSVTHYDLIEAYRAASLLDIKLETGRTHQIRVHMSAHRHPCVGDLTYGADPTLAKRLRLTRQWLHAVRLGFEHPADGQWVEFESGYPDDLRLALDTIAAESA; translated from the coding sequence GTGAGTACGCTTCCCGAGATCCGCACGCTGCCCGTTCCCGACGGCCTGGAGGGCGAGCGCGTCGACGCCGCCATCGCCCGCATGTTCGGCTTTTCCCGCACCAAGGCGGCCGAGCTGGCCTCCGCCGGGAAGGTCCTCGTCGACGGCGCGGTGGTCGGCAAGTCCGAGCGCGTCACGGGTGGTGCCTGGCTGGAGGTCGAGATGCCCGGGGCGCCCGCGCCGGTGCGGGTCGTCGCCGAGCCGGTCGAGGGGATGGAGATCGTCCACGACGACGACGACATCGTCGTGATCATGAAGCCGGTCGGTGTCGCCGCGCACCCGAGCCCCGGCTGGACCGGCACGACCGTGATCGGCGGCCTCGCCGCGGCCGGGTACCGGATCTCCACGTCCGGCGCCGCCGAGCGCCAGGGCATCGTGCACCGCCTCGACGTGGGCACGTCCGGGCTGATGGTCGTCGCCAAGTCGGAGCGCGCCTACACGCTGCTGAAGGCGCAGTTCCGCGAGCGGGTCGTCGACAAGCGGTACCACGCGCTCGTCCAGGGCCACCCGGACCCGCTGAGCGGCACGATCGACGCGCCGATCGGCCGCCACCCCCAGCACGACTACAAGTGGGCCGTCACCGCCGAGGGCAAGCCGTCCGTCACGCACTACGACCTCATCGAGGCGTACCGGGCCGCGTCCCTCCTCGACATCAAGCTGGAGACGGGTCGGACGCACCAGATCCGCGTCCACATGTCCGCGCATCGGCACCCCTGCGTCGGCGACCTGACGTACGGCGCCGACCCCACCCTCGCCAAGCGCCTGCGGCTGACCCGCCAGTGGCTGCACGCGGTGCGCCTCGGCTTCGAGCACCCGGCGGACGGCCAGTGGGTCGAGTTCGAGAGCGGCTACCCCGACGACCTCCGGCTCGCCCTCGACACCATCGCCGCGGAGAGCGCGTGA
- a CDS encoding YggS family pyridoxal phosphate-dependent enzyme yields MTDRRAELAENLVRVEERIAAACAAAGRPREDVTLIVVTKTYPAEDVRILHELGVRHVAENRDQDAAPKAAACADLDLTWHFVGQLQTNKVRSVAGYAQVVQSIDRLRLVSALSSAAARAGRELDCLIQVALDAESGERGERGGVGPEGIEELAAAVDAAPGLRLGGLMTVAPLAGPFAGRQRAAFDRLVEFSSHLRATRPAANIVSAGMSADLEDAVAAGATHVRIGTAVLGVRPRLG; encoded by the coding sequence ATGACGGACCGTAGGGCGGAACTCGCCGAGAACCTCGTCCGGGTGGAGGAGCGCATCGCCGCCGCCTGCGCCGCGGCGGGGCGCCCCCGCGAGGACGTGACCCTCATCGTGGTCACCAAGACCTACCCCGCCGAGGACGTCCGCATCCTCCACGAGCTCGGCGTCCGCCACGTCGCGGAGAACCGCGACCAGGACGCGGCCCCCAAGGCCGCCGCGTGCGCGGACCTCGATCTCACCTGGCACTTCGTCGGTCAGCTCCAGACGAACAAGGTCCGCTCGGTGGCCGGTTACGCCCAGGTCGTGCAGTCGATCGACCGGTTGCGGCTGGTTTCGGCGCTCTCGTCGGCCGCCGCGCGTGCCGGGCGGGAGCTCGACTGCCTGATCCAGGTCGCCCTCGACGCGGAGTCGGGCGAGCGGGGCGAGCGAGGGGGCGTGGGGCCCGAGGGGATCGAGGAGTTGGCGGCGGCGGTCGACGCGGCACCCGGGCTCCGGCTCGGCGGTCTGATGACCGTCGCGCCCCTGGCCGGTCCGTTCGCGGGGCGGCAACGGGCCGCGTTCGACCGGCTGGTGGAATTCTCGTCACACCTGCGCGCGACCCGTCCTGCTGCGAACATTGTGTCAGCAGGGATGAGTGCGGACCTGGAGGACGCGGTGGCGGCCGGGGCGACACATGTGCGCATCGGTACGGCGGTACTCGGAGTCCGACCTCGGCTCGGGTAA
- a CDS encoding cell division protein SepF → MAGAMRKMAVYLGLVEDDGYDGRGFDPDDDFEPELEPEPERRRHQPPHQVEREEPVRAPVVQPPVQREPVALPAESGRPARIAPVASITPERPSLEKNAPVIMPKVVSEREPYRITTLHPRTYNEARTIGEHFREGTPVIMNLTEMDDTDAKRLVDFAAGLVFGLHGSIERVTQKVFLLSPANVDVTAEDKARIAEGGFFNQS, encoded by the coding sequence ATGGCCGGCGCGATGCGCAAGATGGCGGTCTACCTCGGCCTCGTGGAGGACGATGGGTACGACGGCCGGGGATTCGACCCCGATGACGACTTCGAACCCGAGCTCGAGCCGGAGCCCGAGCGGCGCCGCCACCAGCCTCCGCACCAGGTGGAGCGCGAGGAGCCGGTCCGTGCGCCGGTCGTGCAACCGCCGGTCCAGCGTGAGCCCGTTGCGCTTCCCGCTGAAAGCGGACGACCCGCCCGAATCGCCCCCGTGGCGTCCATCACACCTGAACGCCCGAGCCTGGAGAAGAACGCACCGGTGATCATGCCCAAGGTCGTGTCCGAGCGGGAGCCCTACCGCATCACCACGCTGCACCCGCGGACCTACAACGAGGCCCGTACCATCGGGGAACACTTCCGCGAGGGCACGCCCGTGATCATGAACCTGACCGAGATGGACGACACGGACGCGAAGCGACTTGTCGACTTTGCCGCCGGTCTCGTCTTCGGGCTGCATGGCAGCATTGAGCGAGTGACGCAGAAGGTGTTCCTGTTGTCGCCTGCTAACGTCGATGTCACGGCGGAGGACAAGGCCCGCATCGCAGAGGGCGGATTCTTCAACCAGAGCTGA
- a CDS encoding TraR/DksA family transcriptional regulator, which yields MVAKKTAVEGTASGRSAASAAGRAPAAARGAAPADDGPPTGGRASTRAGATGKKAATGKSAPGKTAPGKAPTSQSVAGKTATDKVPARKEAPAEKAAAKKASAKKAPAKKAPAKEAPARKAPARKVAVQEAAAKKAPAKKASAKEASAKKVAAKKVPARKAPGKKTAGKTAVPSGAEGSGGKTTAVEGSGRASAGKASAGSASGAKAPAGKAVIAKKVAAAEGAAPGGSGGPHRGDGVAGGEGVVGEMPAAGAAAGGRAGKKAASAAEVAARAAEETGARTVAAKKTADVTTAAGVAVPTARGVADVAPEELAVRPGEEPWTAEEVAEARAELEGEVQRLQQELAASEEALSGLMRDSGEGAGHDEADTGTKNITREHEMALAANARATLEQSRHALQRLDAGTYGLCEICGKPIGKARMQAFPRATLCVEDKQKQERRG from the coding sequence ATGGTGGCGAAGAAGACCGCCGTCGAGGGGACGGCGTCCGGGAGGTCCGCCGCGTCCGCCGCGGGCCGTGCGCCCGCCGCCGCGCGCGGAGCGGCCCCGGCGGACGACGGGCCCCCGACCGGGGGCCGCGCGAGCACGCGGGCGGGCGCGACGGGGAAGAAGGCGGCCACCGGGAAGTCCGCCCCCGGGAAGACCGCCCCTGGAAAGGCGCCGACCAGCCAGTCGGTGGCCGGGAAGACGGCGACAGACAAGGTGCCGGCCAGGAAGGAGGCCCCCGCCGAGAAGGCCGCCGCGAAGAAGGCGTCCGCCAAGAAGGCACCTGCCAAGAAGGCACCTGCCAAGGAGGCGCCTGCCAGGAAGGCGCCTGCCAGGAAGGTGGCTGTCCAGGAGGCCGCTGCCAAGAAGGCCCCTGCGAAGAAGGCGTCCGCCAAGGAGGCGTCCGCCAAGAAGGTTGCGGCGAAGAAGGTGCCCGCCAGGAAAGCTCCCGGCAAGAAGACGGCCGGCAAGACGGCGGTTCCGTCGGGGGCCGAGGGGTCCGGTGGGAAGACGACCGCGGTCGAGGGGTCCGGAAGGGCCTCCGCGGGGAAGGCATCTGCGGGGAGCGCGTCCGGTGCGAAGGCGCCCGCCGGGAAAGCGGTCATCGCCAAGAAGGTGGCGGCCGCGGAGGGGGCCGCGCCGGGGGGTTCCGGCGGTCCTCACCGCGGTGACGGTGTCGCTGGTGGGGAAGGAGTGGTCGGTGAGATGCCCGCGGCCGGTGCGGCGGCGGGTGGCAGGGCAGGGAAGAAGGCCGCGTCCGCGGCCGAGGTGGCGGCCCGGGCCGCTGAGGAGACAGGAGCCAGGACGGTGGCAGCGAAGAAGACGGCGGACGTGACCACGGCGGCCGGGGTGGCCGTTCCCACGGCCCGCGGGGTCGCCGATGTGGCACCCGAGGAGTTGGCCGTACGGCCGGGCGAGGAGCCGTGGACGGCCGAGGAGGTGGCGGAGGCCCGCGCCGAGCTGGAGGGCGAGGTGCAGCGGCTCCAGCAGGAGCTCGCCGCCTCCGAGGAGGCCCTGTCGGGGCTGATGCGGGACTCGGGGGAGGGCGCCGGTCACGACGAGGCGGACACCGGGACGAAGAACATCACGCGCGAGCACGAGATGGCGCTCGCGGCGAACGCCCGGGCCACCCTGGAGCAGAGCCGGCACGCGCTGCAACGGCTCGACGCCGGTACGTACGGCCTGTGCGAGATCTGCGGCAAGCCGATCGGCAAGGCGCGCATGCAGGCGTTCCCCCGGGCCACCCTCTGCGTGGAGGACAAGCAGAAGCAGGAGCGACGGGGCTGA
- the pgeF gene encoding peptidoglycan editing factor PgeF, with amino-acid sequence MIERYDTTDGAHFAFTDRWGGVSAVPYEELNLGGAVGDDPAAVRTNRKIAAGNLGVDPDRVVWMHQVHGRAVHVVDGPWPAGAEVPAGDAVVTSRRGLPLAVLTADCVPVLLADPVAGVVAAAHAGRPGMVAGVVPAAIETMITLGAEPSRIVARTGPAVCGRCYEVPPAMRDEVAALEPAARAETSWGTPAVDVVAGVHAQLERLGVRDRRASGTCTRESGDHFSYRRDRTTGRLAGYVWLDGAAAGSAGRVEPGEDGA; translated from the coding sequence GTGATAGAGCGGTACGACACGACGGACGGCGCGCACTTCGCCTTCACCGACCGGTGGGGCGGGGTGAGCGCCGTTCCGTACGAGGAGCTCAACCTCGGCGGCGCCGTCGGCGACGACCCCGCCGCGGTCCGCACGAACCGGAAGATCGCGGCCGGGAACCTCGGCGTCGACCCGGACCGGGTCGTCTGGATGCACCAGGTCCACGGCCGGGCCGTCCACGTGGTCGACGGTCCGTGGCCTGCGGGCGCCGAGGTCCCGGCGGGGGACGCCGTCGTCACCTCACGGCGCGGCCTGCCGCTCGCCGTGCTCACCGCCGACTGCGTGCCCGTCCTGCTCGCCGACCCGGTGGCCGGTGTCGTCGCGGCGGCCCACGCGGGCCGCCCCGGCATGGTGGCCGGGGTCGTCCCCGCCGCGATCGAGACCATGATCACACTTGGTGCCGAGCCGTCCCGGATCGTCGCGCGGACCGGTCCCGCCGTCTGCGGGCGCTGCTACGAGGTGCCGCCGGCGATGCGGGACGAGGTCGCCGCCCTCGAACCGGCCGCCCGGGCCGAGACGAGCTGGGGCACCCCGGCCGTCGACGTCGTCGCCGGGGTCCACGCCCAGCTGGAGCGGCTGGGCGTACGCGACCGCCGCGCCTCCGGCACGTGCACCCGCGAGTCGGGCGACCACTTCTCCTACCGCCGCGACCGCACGACCGGGCGGCTCGCCGGGTACGTCTGGCTCGACGGTGCCGCCGCCGGGTCCGCCGGGCGCGTCGAGCCGGGGGAGGACGGGGCATGA
- a CDS encoding GNAT family N-acetyltransferase yields the protein MTPYRVREVRTEEDRAAAFAVRRAVFVVEQGVPEEIEYDAYDATAVHVIAEHTADGVTLGTGRLLYGPDAAGRTGGAEGVGALGRLAVTREARGLGVGAALVRAIEDAARARGLTAVDLHAQTHALDFYRRLGYGPYGEEFLDAGIPHLAMRRTL from the coding sequence GTGACCCCCTACCGCGTCCGGGAGGTTCGGACGGAGGAGGACCGCGCGGCGGCCTTCGCCGTCCGGCGCGCGGTGTTCGTCGTCGAGCAGGGCGTCCCGGAGGAGATCGAGTACGACGCGTACGACGCCACGGCCGTGCACGTCATCGCCGAGCACACCGCCGACGGTGTCACCCTCGGCACGGGCCGGCTCCTGTACGGTCCGGACGCCGCGGGCCGCACGGGTGGCGCCGAGGGCGTCGGCGCGCTCGGCCGCCTCGCCGTCACGCGGGAAGCCCGCGGCCTCGGCGTCGGGGCGGCGCTCGTCCGGGCCATCGAGGACGCGGCGCGGGCCCGGGGCCTGACCGCCGTGGACCTGCACGCGCAGACCCACGCCCTCGACTTCTACCGGCGGCTCGGCTACGGGCCGTACGGCGAGGAGTTCCTCGACGCGGGAATACCGCACCTGGCGATGCGCCGCACGCTCTGA